One window of Enterobacter pseudoroggenkampii genomic DNA carries:
- the mtr gene encoding tryptophan permease, with translation MATLTTTQTSPSLLGGVVIIGGTIIGAGMFSLPVVMSGAWFFWSLAALVFTWFCMLHSGLMILEANLNYRIGASFDTITKDLLGKGWNLVNGLSIAFVLYILTYAYISASGSILHHTFSEMSLNVPARLAGLCFALGVAFIVWMSTKAVSRMTAIVLGAKVITFFLTFGSLLGHVTPATLFNVAEVNTSYTPYLLMTLPFCLASFGYHGNVPSLMKYYGKDPRTIVKCLVYGTLLALALYVIWLLGTMGNIPRPEFIGIAQKGGNIDVLVQALSGVLNSRSLDLLLVIFSNFAVASSFLGVTLGLFDYLADLFGFDDSAMGRFKTAVLTFLPPIVGGLLWPNGFLYAIGYAGLAATIWAAIVPALLARKSRKRFGSPKFRVWGGKPMIALILVFGAGNALVHVLSSFNLLPVYQ, from the coding sequence ATGGCGACACTAACCACCACCCAAACGTCACCTTCGCTGCTTGGCGGCGTGGTGATCATCGGCGGAACCATTATAGGTGCCGGGATGTTCTCCCTGCCCGTGGTCATGTCCGGTGCGTGGTTCTTCTGGTCGCTGGCCGCGCTGGTCTTTACCTGGTTCTGTATGCTTCATTCCGGGCTGATGATCCTCGAAGCCAACCTGAACTACCGCATTGGCGCGAGCTTCGACACCATCACCAAAGACCTGCTGGGCAAAGGCTGGAACCTGGTGAACGGTCTGTCCATCGCGTTTGTGCTCTATATCCTGACCTACGCATATATTTCGGCGAGCGGTTCGATTCTGCATCACACCTTCTCTGAGATGTCGCTGAACGTTCCGGCGCGTCTGGCCGGGCTGTGCTTTGCGCTGGGCGTGGCGTTTATCGTCTGGATGAGTACCAAAGCGGTAAGCCGGATGACGGCAATCGTACTGGGCGCGAAGGTCATCACCTTCTTCCTGACCTTCGGCAGCCTGCTGGGGCACGTGACGCCCGCCACGCTGTTTAACGTTGCCGAAGTGAATACCTCCTATACGCCGTACCTGCTGATGACGCTGCCGTTCTGTCTGGCGTCGTTCGGCTACCACGGCAACGTGCCGAGCCTGATGAAGTACTACGGCAAAGATCCGCGCACGATTGTGAAGTGTCTGGTCTACGGCACGCTGCTGGCGCTGGCGCTGTACGTCATCTGGCTGCTCGGAACAATGGGCAACATCCCGCGCCCGGAATTTATCGGTATTGCGCAGAAGGGCGGTAACATTGACGTGCTGGTGCAGGCGCTGAGCGGCGTGCTGAACAGCCGCAGCCTGGATCTGCTGCTGGTTATCTTCTCTAACTTTGCGGTGGCGAGCTCTTTCCTCGGCGTGACGCTGGGCCTGTTTGACTACCTGGCGGATCTGTTTGGCTTTGATGATTCTGCGATGGGGCGCTTCAAAACCGCGGTGCTGACCTTCCTGCCGCCGATTGTGGGCGGCCTGCTGTGGCCGAACGGCTTCCTGTACGCCATCGGCTATGCAGGGCTGGCGGCAACCATCTGGGCGGCAATAGTGCCCGCGCTGCTGGCGCGTAAATCACGTAAACGCTTCGGCAGCCCGAAATTCCGCGTCTGGGGCGGTAAGCCGATGATTGCGCTGATCCTGGTGTTCGGCGCGGGCAATGCCCTGGTACACGTGCTGTCGAGTTTTAATCTGTTGCCGGTGTACCAGTAA
- a CDS encoding DEAD/DEAH family ATP-dependent RNA helicase has protein sequence MAEFETTFADLGLKAPILEALNDLGYEKPSPIQAECIPHLLSGRDVLGMAQTGSGKTAAFSLPLLNNIDPDLRAPQILVLAPTRELAVQVAEAMTEFSKHMRGVNVVALYGGQRYDVQLRALRQGPQIVVGTPGRLLDHLKRGTLDLSKLSGLVLDEADEMLRMGFIEDVETIMAQIPDGHQTALFSATMPEAIRRITRRFMKEPQEVRIQSSVTTRPDISQSYWSVYGMRKNEALVRFLEAEDFDAAIIFVRTKNATLEVAEALERSGYNSAALNGDMNQALREQTLERLKDGRLDILIATDVAARGLDVERISLVVNYDIPMDSESYVHRIGRTGRAGRAGRALLFVENRERRLLRNIERTMKLTIPEADLPNAELLGKRRLEKFAAKVQQQLESSDLDQYRALLSQIQPVAEGEELDMETLAAALLKMAQGERSLIVPPDAPMRPKREFRDRDDRFERRGDRNDRGPRGDRPERGGEDRPRRERRDAGDMELYRIEVGRDDGVEVRHIVGAIANEGDISSRYIGNIKLFASHSTIELPKGMPGEVLQHFTRTRILNKPMNMQLLGDAQPRPDRGGERRGGGRGFGGERREGGRSEGRGGEGRRFSGERRESRGPRREEGTSRRRFGDA, from the coding sequence ATGGCTGAATTCGAAACCACTTTTGCAGATCTGGGCCTGAAGGCTCCTATCCTTGAAGCCCTTAACGATCTGGGTTACGAAAAACCATCTCCGATCCAGGCTGAGTGTATCCCACACCTGCTTTCTGGTCGTGACGTGCTGGGCATGGCCCAGACTGGTAGCGGTAAAACTGCAGCGTTCTCGCTGCCGCTGCTGAACAACATTGATCCGGACCTGCGTGCTCCGCAGATCCTCGTCCTGGCTCCAACCCGTGAACTGGCTGTTCAGGTTGCAGAAGCCATGACGGAATTCTCTAAACATATGCGCGGCGTAAACGTGGTTGCCCTGTACGGCGGCCAGCGTTATGACGTGCAGTTACGCGCCCTGCGCCAGGGCCCACAGATTGTTGTCGGTACGCCGGGCCGTCTGCTGGATCACCTGAAGCGCGGTACCCTGGACCTCTCTAAACTGAGCGGTCTGGTACTGGATGAAGCAGATGAAATGCTGCGTATGGGCTTCATCGAAGACGTTGAAACCATTATGGCGCAGATCCCGGACGGTCATCAGACCGCGCTGTTCTCTGCAACCATGCCGGAAGCTATCCGTCGCATTACCCGCCGCTTCATGAAAGAGCCGCAGGAAGTGCGTATTCAGTCCAGCGTAACCACTCGCCCGGACATCAGCCAGAGCTACTGGTCTGTGTACGGTATGCGTAAAAACGAAGCGCTGGTACGTTTCCTGGAAGCGGAAGATTTTGATGCGGCGATTATCTTCGTTCGTACCAAAAACGCGACCCTGGAAGTGGCTGAAGCCCTGGAGCGTAGCGGCTACAACAGCGCAGCGCTGAACGGTGACATGAACCAGGCCCTGCGTGAGCAGACTCTGGAGCGTCTGAAAGACGGTCGTCTGGATATCCTGATTGCAACCGACGTGGCAGCACGTGGTCTTGACGTTGAGCGTATCAGCCTGGTTGTTAACTACGACATCCCGATGGATTCCGAGTCTTACGTTCACCGTATCGGCCGTACCGGTCGTGCGGGTCGTGCTGGCCGTGCGTTGCTGTTCGTTGAGAACCGCGAGCGTCGTCTGCTGCGCAACATCGAACGTACCATGAAGCTGACTATTCCAGAAGCGGACCTGCCAAACGCAGAACTGCTGGGCAAACGCCGTCTGGAAAAATTCGCCGCCAAAGTACAGCAGCAGCTGGAAAGCAGCGATCTGGATCAGTACCGCGCGCTGCTGTCGCAGATTCAGCCTGTTGCTGAAGGCGAAGAGCTGGACATGGAAACCCTGGCTGCAGCACTGCTGAAAATGGCTCAGGGCGAACGTAGCCTGATCGTGCCACCAGATGCGCCGATGCGTCCTAAACGTGAATTCCGTGACCGTGACGATCGCTTCGAACGTCGTGGCGACCGTAACGATCGTGGCCCACGTGGTGACCGTCCAGAGCGTGGTGGTGAAGACCGTCCACGTCGTGAACGTCGCGACGCAGGTGACATGGAACTGTACCGCATTGAAGTGGGTCGTGATGATGGCGTTGAAGTTCGTCACATCGTTGGCGCGATCGCTAACGAAGGCGACATCAGCAGCCGTTACATCGGTAACATCAAGCTGTTCGCATCCCACTCTACCATCGAGCTGCCAAAAGGCATGCCGGGTGAAGTACTGCAGCACTTTACGCGTACCCGCATCCTGAACAAGCCGATGAACATGCAGCTGCTGGGCGATGCACAGCCACGTCCTGACCGTGGCGGCGAACGCCGTGGTGGTGGTCGCGGTTTCGGCGGCGAGCGTCGTGAAGGCGGTCGCAGCGAAGGTCGCGGTGGTGAAGGTCGTCGTTTCTCCGGCGAGCGCCGCGAAAGCCGCGGTCCACGTCGTGAAGAAGGCACCAGCCGTCGTCGTTTCGGTGACGCGTAA
- the yrbN gene encoding protein YrbN has protein sequence MKIANHFHDELSRLAAIDIEALVLHG, from the coding sequence ATGAAAATTGCTAATCATTTTCACGATGAGCTAAGTAGACTGGCCGCCATTGACATTGAGGCACTCGTACTACATGGCTGA
- the nlpI gene encoding lipoprotein NlpI: MKPFLRWCFVATALTLAGCSNSAWRKSEVLAVPLQPTLQQEVILARMEQILASRALTDEERAQLLYERGVLYDSLGLRALARNDFSQALAIRPDMPEVFNYLGIYLTQAGNFDAAYEAFDSVLELDPTYNYAHLNRGIALYYGGRDKLAQDDLLAFYQDDPNDPFRSLWLYIVERKLDEKQAKEALKQRFDKSDKEQWGWNIVEFYLGNISEATLMERLKADATDNTSLAEHLSETNFYLGKYYLSLGDMDSATALFKLAVANNVHNFVEHRYALLELSLLGQEHDDLAESDQQ; the protein is encoded by the coding sequence ATGAAGCCTTTTTTGCGCTGGTGTTTCGTTGCGACAGCTTTAACGCTGGCAGGATGCAGCAACTCTGCCTGGCGTAAGAGCGAAGTCCTCGCAGTGCCATTGCAACCGACTTTGCAGCAGGAAGTGATCCTGGCACGCATGGAACAAATACTTGCCAGTCGGGCTTTAACCGATGAAGAACGCGCACAGCTTTTATATGAGCGCGGAGTGTTGTATGATAGTCTCGGTCTGAGGGCATTGGCGCGGAATGATTTTTCACAAGCGCTGGCTATCCGACCTGATATGCCTGAAGTATTCAATTACTTAGGCATTTATTTAACGCAGGCAGGCAATTTTGATGCTGCCTATGAAGCGTTTGATTCTGTACTTGAGCTTGATCCAACTTACAACTACGCGCACTTGAATCGCGGTATCGCATTGTATTACGGCGGTCGTGACAAGTTAGCGCAAGATGATCTGCTGGCGTTTTATCAAGACGATCCTAATGATCCTTTCCGTAGCCTGTGGCTTTACATCGTTGAGCGGAAGCTCGATGAGAAGCAGGCAAAAGAGGCACTGAAACAGCGCTTCGATAAATCGGACAAGGAACAGTGGGGATGGAACATTGTCGAGTTCTACCTGGGCAACATTAGCGAAGCAACGCTGATGGAACGCCTCAAGGCGGACGCAACGGATAACACCTCGCTCGCTGAGCATCTCAGTGAAACCAACTTCTATTTAGGTAAGTACTACCTAAGTCTGGGGGATATGGACAGCGCTACGGCACTGTTCAAATTAGCGGTTGCTAACAACGTACACAACTTCGTTGAGCACCGTTATGCATTGTTGGAATTATCGCTCTTGGGCCAGGAGCATGACGACCTGGCAGAATCGGACCAGCAATAG
- the pnp gene encoding polyribonucleotide nucleotidyltransferase encodes MLNPIVRKFQYGQHTVTLETGMMARQATAAVMVSMDDTAVFVTVVGQKKAKPGQDFFPLTVNYQERTYAAGKIPGGFFRREGRPSEGETLIARLIDRPVRPLFPEGFVNEVQVIATVVSVNPQVNPDIVAMIGASAALSLSGIPFNGPIGAARVGYINDQYVLNPTQEELKESKLDLVVAGTEAAVLMVESEAELLSEDQMLGAVVFGHDQQQIVIQNINDLVKEAGKPRWDWQPEAANDALNARVAALAESRLSDAYRITDKQERYAQVDVIKSETIATLVAEDETLDANELSDILHAIEKNVVRSRVLAGEPRIDGREKDMIRGLDVRTGVLPRTHGSALFTRGETQALVTATLGTARDAQIIDELMGERTDSFLFHYNFPPYSVGETGMVGSPKRREIGHGRLAKRGVLAVMPEADKFPYTVRVVSEITESNGSSSMASVCGASLALMDAGVPIKAAVAGIAMGLVKEGDNFVVLSDILGDEDHLGDMDFKVAGSREGISALQMDIKIEGITKEIMQVALNQAKGARLHILGVMEQAINAPRGDISQFAPRIHTIKINPDKIKDVIGKGGSVIRALTEETGTTIEIEDDGTVKIAATDGEKAKFAIRRIEEITAEIEVGRVYAGKVTRIVDFGAFVAIGGGKEGLVHISQIADKRVEKVTDYLQMGQEVPVKVLEVDRQGRIRLSIKEATEQSQPAAAPEAQAAEQQGE; translated from the coding sequence TTGCTGAATCCGATCGTTCGTAAATTCCAGTATGGTCAACATACCGTCACGCTGGAAACCGGCATGATGGCGCGTCAGGCTACTGCTGCCGTTATGGTAAGCATGGATGACACTGCGGTATTCGTTACCGTTGTTGGCCAGAAAAAAGCTAAACCAGGTCAGGACTTCTTCCCGCTGACCGTTAACTACCAGGAGCGTACCTACGCTGCCGGTAAAATCCCGGGTGGTTTCTTCCGTCGTGAAGGCCGTCCAAGCGAAGGCGAAACCCTGATCGCGCGTCTGATTGACCGCCCGGTTCGTCCGCTGTTCCCGGAAGGCTTCGTTAACGAAGTACAGGTTATCGCGACCGTTGTTTCCGTTAACCCGCAGGTTAACCCGGACATCGTAGCGATGATCGGTGCGTCCGCTGCCCTGTCACTGTCTGGTATTCCATTCAATGGTCCAATCGGTGCCGCGCGCGTTGGCTACATCAACGACCAGTACGTGCTGAACCCAACCCAGGAAGAGCTGAAAGAAAGTAAGCTGGACCTGGTGGTTGCGGGTACTGAAGCGGCTGTACTGATGGTTGAATCCGAAGCTGAACTGCTGAGCGAAGACCAGATGCTGGGCGCTGTGGTATTTGGCCACGACCAGCAGCAGATCGTTATCCAGAACATCAACGACCTGGTGAAAGAAGCCGGTAAACCACGTTGGGACTGGCAGCCAGAAGCGGCAAACGACGCGCTGAACGCACGCGTTGCTGCCCTGGCAGAATCTCGTCTGAGCGATGCATACCGCATCACTGACAAACAGGAGCGTTACGCTCAGGTTGACGTGATCAAGTCTGAAACTATCGCGACCCTGGTTGCTGAAGATGAAACTCTGGACGCTAATGAGCTGAGCGACATCCTGCACGCTATCGAGAAAAACGTTGTTCGTAGCCGCGTACTGGCAGGCGAGCCGCGTATCGATGGCCGCGAAAAAGACATGATCCGTGGTCTGGATGTGCGTACTGGCGTTCTGCCACGTACTCACGGTTCCGCGCTGTTCACTCGTGGCGAAACGCAGGCGCTGGTTACCGCGACCCTGGGTACTGCACGTGATGCGCAGATCATCGACGAACTGATGGGCGAGCGCACTGACAGCTTCCTGTTCCACTACAACTTCCCTCCGTACTCCGTAGGCGAAACCGGTATGGTTGGCTCGCCGAAGCGTCGTGAAATTGGTCACGGTCGTCTGGCGAAGCGCGGCGTACTGGCAGTCATGCCAGAAGCAGACAAATTCCCGTACACCGTACGTGTAGTGTCTGAAATCACCGAATCCAACGGTTCCTCTTCTATGGCTTCCGTGTGTGGTGCCTCTCTGGCGCTGATGGATGCAGGCGTGCCAATCAAAGCCGCCGTTGCGGGTATCGCAATGGGCCTGGTGAAAGAAGGCGACAACTTCGTTGTTCTGTCTGACATTCTGGGTGACGAAGACCACCTGGGCGATATGGACTTCAAAGTAGCGGGTTCCCGCGAAGGTATCTCTGCACTGCAGATGGATATCAAAATTGAAGGTATCACCAAAGAGATCATGCAGGTTGCTCTGAACCAGGCTAAAGGTGCGCGTCTGCACATCCTGGGCGTGATGGAACAGGCAATTAACGCGCCGCGTGGCGACATTTCTCAGTTCGCTCCACGTATCCACACCATCAAGATCAATCCAGACAAGATCAAAGATGTTATCGGTAAGGGCGGTTCCGTAATCCGTGCGCTGACCGAAGAGACTGGCACCACCATCGAAATCGAAGATGACGGTACTGTGAAGATCGCAGCAACCGACGGCGAGAAAGCGAAATTCGCGATCCGTCGCATCGAAGAAATTACTGCAGAAATCGAAGTGGGCCGTGTCTACGCAGGTAAAGTGACCCGTATCGTTGACTTTGGCGCGTTCGTTGCCATCGGTGGCGGTAAAGAAGGTCTGGTTCACATCTCTCAGATCGCTGACAAGCGCGTTGAGAAAGTGACTGATTACCTGCAGATGGGTCAGGAAGTACCGGTGAAAGTTCTGGAAGTTGATCGCCAGGGCCGTATCCGTCTGAGCATTAAAGAAGCAACCGAGCAGTCTCAGCCAGCTGCTGCGCCAGAAGCACAGGCAGCAGAACAGCAAGGCGAGTAA
- the rpsO gene encoding 30S ribosomal protein S15: MSLSVEAKAKIVSEFGRGTNDSGSTEVQVALLTAQINHLQGHFAEHKKDHHSRRGLLRMVSQRRKLLDYLKRKDVARYTALIERLGLRR, from the coding sequence ATGTCTCTAAGCGTTGAAGCTAAAGCTAAAATCGTTTCTGAGTTTGGTCGTGGTACTAACGACAGCGGTTCTACCGAAGTTCAGGTTGCACTGCTGACTGCACAGATTAACCACCTGCAGGGTCACTTTGCAGAGCACAAAAAAGATCACCACAGCCGTCGTGGTCTGCTGCGTATGGTTTCTCAGCGTCGTAAACTGCTCGACTACCTGAAACGTAAAGATGTTGCACGCTACACCGCGCTGATCGAGCGTCTGGGTCTGCGTCGCTAA
- the truB gene encoding tRNA pseudouridine(55) synthase TruB: MSRPRRRGRDVHGVLLLDKPQGASSNDVLQKVKRIYNANRAGHTGALDPLATGMLPVCLGEATKFSQYLLDSDKRYRVIAKLGQRTDTSDADGQVVEERPVTFSAEQLDAALESFRGDTMQVPSMYSALKYQGKKLYEYARQGIDVPREARPITVYELLFIRHEGDELELEVHCSKGTYIRTIIDDLGEKLGCGAHVIYLRRLAVSKYPVERMVTLEQLRELVEQAEVQGIAPADLLDPLLMPMDSPAADFPVVNLPLTSSVYFKNGNPVRTAEAPLEGLVRVTEGDEGKFIGMGEMDGEGRVAPRRLVVEYPIEA, from the coding sequence ATGAGTCGTCCTCGTCGTCGCGGTCGCGACGTGCATGGTGTGCTGCTGCTGGATAAACCCCAGGGCGCTTCCAGCAACGACGTGCTGCAAAAAGTTAAGCGTATTTATAACGCCAACCGTGCGGGCCACACCGGCGCGCTCGATCCGCTGGCAACCGGCATGCTGCCGGTCTGCCTGGGAGAGGCGACAAAGTTTTCCCAGTACCTGCTCGACTCCGATAAGCGCTACCGCGTTATCGCTAAACTGGGCCAGCGCACGGATACCTCCGACGCGGATGGCCAGGTGGTAGAAGAGCGTCCGGTGACCTTCAGCGCGGAACAGCTTGATGCTGCGCTGGAGAGTTTCCGTGGGGACACGATGCAGGTGCCGTCGATGTATTCGGCGCTGAAGTATCAGGGAAAAAAACTCTACGAATATGCGCGCCAGGGCATTGACGTCCCGCGTGAAGCCCGTCCGATAACCGTGTATGAGCTGCTGTTTATTCGCCACGAAGGTGATGAGCTGGAGCTGGAGGTGCACTGTTCGAAAGGGACCTATATTCGCACCATCATCGACGACCTCGGTGAAAAGCTGGGCTGCGGCGCACATGTGATTTACCTGCGCCGTCTGGCGGTGAGCAAGTACCCGGTAGAGCGGATGGTGACCCTGGAGCAACTGCGCGAGCTGGTAGAACAGGCGGAAGTGCAGGGGATCGCGCCGGCAGATTTGCTGGATCCATTGCTGATGCCGATGGACAGTCCGGCAGCGGACTTCCCGGTTGTTAATCTTCCTTTAACATCCTCCGTTTACTTTAAGAACGGCAACCCGGTTCGTACGGCGGAAGCGCCGCTGGAAGGACTGGTACGCGTGACCGAAGGCGACGAAGGGAAATTCATCGGTATGGGCGAAATGGATGGTGAGGGGCGCGTTGCGCCGCGTCGTCTGGTCGTCGAGTATCCGATCGAAGCATGA
- the rbfA gene encoding 30S ribosome-binding factor RbfA, protein MAKEFGRPQRVAQEMQKEIALILQREIKDPRVGMMTTVSGVEMSRDLAYAKVFVTFLNDQDEAAVKNGIKALQEASGFIRSLLGKAMRLRIVPELTFFYDNSLVEGMRMSNLVTSVVKHDDERRVNPADDSKED, encoded by the coding sequence ATGGCGAAAGAATTTGGTCGCCCTCAGCGCGTAGCGCAGGAAATGCAGAAAGAGATCGCACTCATTCTGCAACGTGAAATTAAAGACCCGCGCGTCGGCATGATGACCACCGTTTCCGGTGTCGAAATGTCCCGTGATTTGGCCTATGCCAAAGTGTTCGTCACCTTCCTGAACGATCAGGACGAAGCGGCAGTGAAAAACGGCATTAAAGCGCTGCAGGAAGCCTCTGGTTTCATCCGCTCCCTGCTTGGCAAAGCGATGCGCCTGCGTATCGTGCCTGAACTGACCTTCTTCTACGACAACTCGCTGGTCGAAGGTATGCGTATGTCCAACCTGGTGACCAGCGTGGTTAAACATGACGACGAGCGTCGTGTTAACCCAGCGGACGACAGCAAGGAGGACTAA
- the infB gene encoding translation initiation factor IF-2: MTDVTVKSLAAEIQTSVDRLVQQFADAGIPKSADDSVTAQEKQTLLTHLNREHGSTPDKLTLQRKTRSTLNIPGTGGKSKSVQIEVRKTRTFVKRDPQEAERLAAEEQAQREAEEQAQREAEAAAKREAELKAEREAAEKAKRDASDKVKRDAAEKDKVSNQQTDEMTKTAQAEKARRENEAAELKRKAEEEARRKLEEEARRVAEEARRMAEENEKNGVNTVEPTEDTSDYHVTTSQHARQAEDDNDREVEGGRGRGRNAKAARPAKKGNKHAESKADREEARAAVRGGKGGKRKGSALQQGFQKPAQAVNRDVVIGETITVGELANKMAVKGSQVIKAMMKLGAMATINQVIDQETAQLVAEEMGHKVILRRENELEEAVMSDRDTGAAAEPRAPVVTIMGHVDHGKTSLLDYIRSTKVASGEAGGITQHIGAYHVETDNGMITFLDTPGHAAFTSMRARGAQATDIVVLVVAADDGVMPQTIEAIQHAKAAGVPVVVAVNKIDKPEADPDRVKNELSQYGILPEEWGGESQFVHVSAKAGTGIDELLDAILLQAEVLELKAIRNGMASGAVIESFLDKGRGPVATVLVREGTLHKGDIVLCGFEYGRVRAMRNELGQEVLEAGPSIPVEILGLSGVPAAGDEVTVVRDEKKAREVALYRQGKFREVKLARQQKSKLENMFANMTEGEVHEVNIVLKADVQGSVEAISDSLLKLSTDEVKVKIIGSGVGGITETDATLAAASNAILVGFNVRADASARRVIESESLDLRYYSVIYNLIDEVKAAMSGMLSPELKQQIIGLAEVRDVFKSPKFGAIAGCMVTEGNIKRHNPIRVLRDNVVIYEGELESLRRFKDDVNEVRNGMECGIGVKNYNDVRVGDMIEVFEIIEIQRTIA; the protein is encoded by the coding sequence ATGACTGATGTAACTGTAAAATCGCTGGCTGCTGAGATTCAGACCTCCGTGGACCGCCTGGTACAGCAATTTGCTGATGCAGGGATCCCGAAGTCCGCTGATGACTCGGTGACCGCGCAAGAAAAACAAACCTTGTTAACGCACCTGAACCGTGAACACGGTTCTACGCCTGACAAGTTAACGCTGCAGCGCAAAACGCGTAGCACGTTAAACATCCCTGGTACCGGTGGCAAAAGCAAATCGGTACAAATTGAAGTCCGCAAGACGCGCACCTTTGTAAAACGTGATCCGCAAGAGGCAGAACGCCTTGCCGCGGAAGAGCAGGCACAGCGTGAAGCGGAAGAACAAGCTCAGCGTGAGGCGGAAGCAGCCGCCAAACGTGAAGCAGAATTAAAAGCTGAACGTGAGGCCGCAGAAAAAGCGAAACGCGACGCAAGTGATAAAGTGAAGCGTGACGCTGCGGAAAAAGACAAAGTGAGCAATCAACAGACAGACGAAATGACCAAAACCGCCCAGGCTGAAAAAGCCCGCCGTGAAAATGAAGCTGCCGAGCTGAAGCGTAAAGCGGAAGAAGAAGCCCGCCGTAAGCTGGAAGAAGAAGCTCGCCGCGTCGCCGAAGAAGCGCGCCGTATGGCAGAAGAAAACGAGAAGAATGGTGTGAATACCGTTGAGCCGACTGAAGACACCAGCGACTATCACGTGACCACTTCTCAGCATGCGCGTCAGGCTGAAGATGATAACGACCGTGAAGTGGAAGGCGGTCGTGGTCGTGGCCGTAATGCAAAAGCTGCGCGTCCGGCGAAAAAAGGCAACAAGCACGCTGAATCCAAAGCTGACCGTGAAGAAGCACGCGCGGCTGTTCGCGGTGGTAAAGGCGGCAAGCGTAAAGGTTCCGCTCTGCAGCAGGGCTTCCAGAAGCCTGCTCAGGCCGTTAACCGTGACGTTGTGATCGGCGAAACCATTACCGTTGGCGAACTGGCGAACAAGATGGCGGTTAAAGGCTCTCAGGTCATCAAAGCGATGATGAAACTGGGCGCCATGGCGACCATCAACCAGGTGATCGATCAGGAAACCGCACAGCTGGTTGCTGAAGAGATGGGCCACAAAGTTATCCTGCGTCGTGAAAACGAGCTGGAAGAAGCAGTAATGAGCGACCGTGATACTGGCGCTGCGGCTGAACCGCGTGCACCGGTTGTGACCATCATGGGTCACGTTGACCACGGTAAAACCTCTCTGCTTGACTACATTCGTTCTACTAAGGTTGCCTCGGGTGAAGCGGGTGGGATTACCCAGCACATCGGTGCATACCACGTAGAAACTGACAACGGTATGATCACCTTCCTGGATACCCCGGGCCACGCCGCGTTTACCTCTATGCGTGCTCGTGGTGCTCAGGCGACGGATATCGTTGTTCTGGTTGTTGCGGCGGACGACGGCGTCATGCCGCAGACCATCGAAGCTATCCAGCACGCGAAAGCAGCCGGTGTGCCGGTTGTGGTTGCAGTGAACAAGATCGATAAGCCAGAAGCGGATCCCGATCGTGTTAAAAACGAACTTTCCCAGTACGGTATCCTGCCGGAAGAGTGGGGCGGTGAAAGCCAGTTCGTACACGTGTCTGCGAAAGCGGGTACCGGTATCGACGAACTGCTGGACGCGATCCTGCTGCAGGCCGAAGTTCTGGAGCTGAAAGCCATCCGTAACGGTATGGCGAGCGGCGCGGTGATCGAATCCTTCCTGGATAAAGGACGTGGCCCGGTTGCTACCGTTCTGGTTCGTGAAGGTACACTGCATAAAGGCGATATCGTTCTGTGCGGTTTCGAATACGGCCGCGTTCGTGCGATGCGTAACGAACTGGGTCAGGAAGTGCTGGAAGCGGGTCCGTCCATTCCAGTGGAAATCCTGGGTCTGTCCGGTGTTCCGGCTGCCGGTGACGAAGTGACCGTTGTGCGTGACGAGAAGAAAGCGCGTGAAGTGGCACTGTACCGTCAGGGCAAATTCCGTGAAGTTAAACTGGCTCGTCAGCAGAAATCTAAACTCGAGAACATGTTTGCCAACATGACCGAGGGCGAAGTTCACGAAGTGAACATCGTTCTGAAAGCCGACGTTCAGGGTTCTGTGGAAGCGATCTCCGACTCCTTGCTGAAACTGTCTACCGACGAAGTGAAAGTGAAGATCATCGGTTCGGGCGTAGGTGGTATCACCGAAACCGACGCTACCCTGGCTGCTGCCTCTAACGCTATCCTGGTTGGCTTCAACGTTCGTGCGGATGCGTCTGCGCGTAGGGTGATTGAATCCGAAAGCCTGGATCTGCGTTACTACTCCGTCATCTATAACCTGATCGACGAAGTGAAAGCCGCGATGAGCGGTATGCTGTCTCCTGAGCTGAAACAGCAGATCATCGGTCTGGCTGAAGTACGTGACGTGTTCAAATCACCGAAATTCGGTGCGATCGCGGGCTGTATGGTGACCGAAGGTAACATCAAGCGTCACAACCCAATCCGCGTACTGCGTGACAACGTGGTTATCTACGAAGGCGAGCTGGAATCCCTGCGCCGCTTCAAAGATGACGTTAACGAAGTCCGTAACGGCATGGAATGTGGTATCGGTGTGAAGAACTACAACGACGTTCGCGTTGGCGATATGATCGAAGTGTTCGAGATCATCGAAATTCAGCGTACCATCGCTTAA